A single Lolium perenne isolate Kyuss_39 chromosome 6, Kyuss_2.0, whole genome shotgun sequence DNA region contains:
- the LOC127307032 gene encoding adenosine kinase 2 — protein MAANGVLLGMGNPLLDISAVVDEDFLTKYDVKLNNAILAEEKHLPMYDELSSKGNVEYIAGGATQNSIRVAQWMLQTPGATSYMGCIGKDKYGEEMKKNAQAAGVTAHYYEDETAPTGTCAVCVVGGERSLIANLSAANCYKSEHLKKPENWALVEKAKYIYIAGFFLTVSPDSIQLVAEHAAANNKVFLMNLSAPFICEFFRDAQEKVLPYVDYIFGNETEARIFSKVRGWETENVEEIALKISQLPLAEGKQKRIAVITQGADPVVVAEDGKVKTFPVILLPKEKLVDTNGAGDAFVGGFLSQLVQGKSIEDSVKGGCYGANVIIQRSGCTYPEKPDFN, from the exons ATGGCGGCCAACGGCGTGCTCCTCGGGATGGGCAACCCCCTCCTCGACATCTCCGCCGTCGTCGACGAGGACTTCCTCACCAA GTATGACGTCAAGCTGAACAATGCCATTCTCGCTGAGGAGAAGCACCTGCCCAT GTACGACGAGTTGTCCAGCAAGGGCAATGTTGAATATATTGCTGGAG GAGCCACCCAGAACTCTATCAGGGTTGCCCAA TGGATGCTTCAAACCCCTGGTGCAACTAGTTACATGGGCTGCATTGGAAAGGACAAGTATGGTGAGGAGATGAAGAAGAATGCGCAGGCTGCAGGAGTTACC GCTCATTACTACGAGGATGAGACTGCTCCTACAGGCACATGTGCTGTCTGTGTTGTTGGTGGCGAAAG GTCATTGATTGCAAACTTATCTGCAGCGAACTGCTACAAATCTGAGCATCTAAAGAAACCGGAGAACTGGGCACTAG TTGAGAAGGCAAAATACATCTACATTGCTGGCTTTTTCCTCACTGTGTCCCCTGATTCTATTCAGCTTGTCGCTGAGCATGCTGCTGCAAACAACAAG GTTTTCTTGATGAACCTCTCTGCTCCCTTTATCTGTGAGTTTTTCCGTGATGCCCAAGAGAAGGTTCTTCC GTATGTGGACTACATCTTCGGAAATGAAACTGAAGCAAGGATCTTCTCTAAAGTCCGTGGGTGGGAG ACTGAGAATGTTGAGGAGATCGCTTTGAAGATCTCACAACTGCCTCTGGCTGAGGGAAAACAAAAGAGGATTGCTGTGATTACTCAAGGTGCTGACCCAGTAGTTGTGGCTGAGGATGGGAAG GTGAAAACATTCCCTGTGATCCTATTGCCCAAGGAGAAGCTTGTTGACACCAATGGAGCAG GTGATGCCTTTGTTGGAGGCTTCCTATCTCAGTTGGTTCAAGGGAAGAGCATTGAGGACAGCGTGAAGGGTGGTTGCTACGGAGCAAATGTTATCATCCAGCGTTCTGGCTGCACTTACCCTGAGAAGCCTGACTTCAACTAG